A window of Hippoglossus stenolepis isolate QCI-W04-F060 chromosome 18, HSTE1.2, whole genome shotgun sequence contains these coding sequences:
- the dolpp1 gene encoding dolichyldiphosphatase 1 gives MAAEEQCSAPPRWRSISLTHVEFAEGDLTGQVLAYISLLPIAILVGFVTLIVFKRELHTISFFGGLVLNDGVNWVLKHILREPRPCAGAHTTLYSDYGMPSAHSQLIWFFVVYFFLFLYLRMHQTNNARCVDLLWRHVLSIILLGLALSVSYSRVYLLYHSWSQVFYGGVVGSTIGIIWFFITQEVLTPIFPKIAAWPISEYFLVRDTSLIPNILWFEYTVTRSEARNRQRKLGTKLQ, from the exons ATGGCGGCGGAGGAGCAGTGCTCGGCACCACCTCGATGGCGGTCTATTTCTCTGACTCACGTCGAGTTCGCGGAGG GCGATCTAACGGGACAAGTGCTGGCCTACATCAGCCTCCTGCCCATAGCAATCCTCGTGGGCTTTGTCACGCTCATAGTGTTTAAACGGGAGCTGCACACG ATTTCCTTCTTTGGTGGGCTGGTGCTGAATGATGGGGTGAACTGGGTGCTGAAGCACATTCTCAGAGAGCCGCGTCCGTGTGCAG GGGCTCACACAACCCTGTACTCAGATTATGGGATGCCATCCGCTCACTCCCAGCTTATCTGGTTCTTTGTTGtttacttctttcttttcctttatttaag AATGCATCAAACGAACAATGCTCGATGTGTGGACTTGCTGTGGAGACACGTACTGTCCATCATCCTGTTGGGCTTGGCCTTATCGGTCTCATACAGCAG AGTGTACCTGTTGTATCACAGCTGGAGCCAGGTTTTCTACGGCGGAGTGGTCGGTAGTACGATCGGAATAATCTGGTTCTTTATCACACAAGAGGTGCTGACACCAATATTCCCTAAAATAGCAGCGTG GCCAATATCAGAGTACTTCCTGGTGCGAGACACAAGCCTGATTCCCAACATCCTGTGGTTTGAGTATACAGTGACCAGATCAGAGGCAAG GAACAGACAACGAAAGCTTGGAACAAAACTTCAGTGA